The following proteins are co-located in the Flavobacterium sp. CECT 9288 genome:
- a CDS encoding porin family protein, whose amino-acid sequence MKKIIIALFLTGIITGNAQNSKGIFSKDPIINLENFQQKKVYFGFFLGFNTFDFKIDYKTETPDILVKKTTGFNVGIVGDYKLHEYINLRFEPGLYYSKRDLNYPNFSSPNDALREVNSTYIHFPLLLKFSSLRTGNIRPYALGGLSATLNLSSNAKLMDDNLQQRFRVKSWTTNYELGFGIDVFSEYFIFSPSIRGVFGINDELIRDNDPNSPWTSNIESLKSRAILINFTFH is encoded by the coding sequence ATGAAAAAAATAATTATTGCCCTATTTTTAACTGGAATTATTACTGGAAATGCACAAAATTCAAAAGGTATTTTCAGCAAAGACCCCATTATAAATCTTGAAAATTTTCAGCAAAAAAAAGTGTATTTTGGATTTTTCTTGGGTTTTAATACTTTCGATTTTAAAATAGACTACAAGACAGAAACTCCAGATATTCTTGTAAAAAAGACAACAGGATTTAATGTAGGTATTGTAGGGGATTACAAACTACATGAATATATCAATCTGCGTTTTGAACCAGGATTGTATTATTCTAAAAGAGATTTAAACTACCCAAATTTTTCTAGTCCAAATGATGCATTAAGAGAAGTCAACAGCACATACATCCACTTTCCTCTTTTATTAAAATTCTCATCTTTAAGAACAGGAAACATTAGACCTTATGCACTAGGCGGGTTATCTGCAACACTCAACTTATCCAGCAATGCTAAATTAATGGACGACAACTTGCAACAACGTTTTAGGGTAAAAAGCTGGACTACAAATTACGAATTGGGATTTGGGATTGATGTATTTTCAGAATACTTTATCTTCTCCCCTTCCATTAGAGGTGTTTTTGGAATTAATGATGAGTTAATTAGAGACAATGATCCAAATAGCCCGTGGACTAGTAATATTGAATCCCTAAAGTCCCGAGCAATTTTAATCAATTTTACATTTCATTAA
- a CDS encoding electron transfer flavoprotein subunit alpha/FixB family protein, translating to MSILIYAEYAEGKFKKVAFELASYAKKVAETLGTTVTAVTVNASDVSELAKYGVDKVLNVNNDKLSGFTAKAYADVIKQAAQQEGSKLVLLSSTTDSIYLSSLVAVALEAGFASNVVGLPVSTSPFQVKRTAFSNKAFNITQIDTDVKILGLAKNSYGIFENAVSATEVDFNPTIGENDFGVKVESVEKGSGKVSIADADIVVSAGRGLKGPENWGMIEELATTLGAATACSKPVSDLGWRPHGEHVGQTGKPVATNLYIAIGISGAIQHIAGINSSKVKVVINSDPEAPFFKVADYGIVGDAFEIVPQLIEKFKAFKAQN from the coding sequence ATGTCAATATTAATATACGCGGAATACGCAGAAGGAAAATTCAAAAAAGTAGCATTCGAACTAGCTTCTTACGCAAAAAAAGTAGCTGAAACGCTAGGAACAACAGTAACTGCCGTAACTGTTAATGCAAGTGATGTATCTGAATTAGCTAAATACGGTGTAGACAAAGTTCTTAATGTAAACAATGATAAATTATCTGGTTTTACTGCAAAAGCTTATGCTGATGTTATTAAGCAAGCTGCACAACAAGAAGGTTCAAAACTAGTTTTATTATCTAGCACTACAGATAGTATTTACTTATCATCACTAGTTGCAGTTGCACTTGAGGCTGGATTTGCATCAAACGTGGTAGGTTTACCAGTTTCTACAAGCCCTTTTCAAGTAAAAAGAACGGCTTTTTCAAATAAAGCTTTCAACATTACTCAAATAGATACTGACGTTAAAATTTTAGGCTTAGCCAAAAATTCATACGGAATTTTTGAAAATGCTGTTTCAGCAACCGAAGTAGACTTCAACCCAACAATCGGTGAAAATGATTTTGGAGTTAAAGTAGAATCTGTTGAAAAAGGTTCTGGAAAAGTTTCTATAGCTGATGCTGACATTGTAGTTTCAGCAGGACGTGGACTTAAAGGTCCAGAGAACTGGGGAATGATCGAAGAACTAGCAACAACGTTAGGAGCAGCAACAGCTTGTTCTAAACCAGTTTCTGATTTAGGATGGAGACCTCACGGAGAGCACGTAGGACAAACAGGAAAACCGGTAGCCACTAACTTGTATATTGCTATTGGAATTTCAGGTGCTATACAGCATATTGCCGGAATCAACTCTTCTAAAGTTAAAGTAGTTATCAACAGTGATCCAGAAGCGCCTTTCTTTAAAGTTGCTGATTACGGAATTGTTGGTGATGCATTTGAAATTGTGCCTCAATTAATTGAAAAATTCAAAGCCTTTAAAGCACAAAACTAG
- a CDS encoding dihydrofolate reductase, whose protein sequence is MIIMIAAVADNNALGKNNDLMWHLPDDFKRFKALTSGHHIIMGRKTFESFPKPLPNRKHIIITRDKKYKANDCIIVDSIEKALAHCPENEDKYIIGGGEIYALGLKYADQLDITRVHHRFEADVYFPDIDLNIWKISTTEYHAPDEKHQYAFTYQTYIRV, encoded by the coding sequence ATGATCATAATGATTGCTGCCGTTGCAGATAACAATGCTTTAGGAAAAAACAACGATTTAATGTGGCATTTACCAGATGATTTTAAAAGATTTAAAGCGCTAACATCTGGTCATCATATTATAATGGGCAGAAAAACATTTGAAAGTTTCCCCAAACCATTACCTAATAGAAAACACATCATTATTACCCGAGACAAAAAATACAAAGCAAATGACTGTATTATTGTAGATAGTATTGAAAAAGCACTTGCTCATTGCCCTGAAAATGAAGATAAATATATTATTGGTGGAGGAGAAATATATGCACTAGGACTCAAATACGCAGATCAATTAGATATCACAAGAGTACATCACCGCTTTGAAGCAGATGTTTATTTCCCAGATATAGATTTAAATATTTGGAAAATTAGTACAACCGAATATCATGCTCCCGATGAAAAACATCAATATGCATTTACATATCAAACATACATTAGAGTATAA
- a CDS encoding pyruvate dehydrogenase complex E1 component subunit beta codes for MRTIQFREAICEAMSEEMRRDESIYLMGEEVAEYNGAYKASKGMLAEFGEKRVIDTPIAELGFSGIAVGSAMNGCRPIVEYMTFNFCLVGVDQIINNAAKMRQMSGGQFNVPIVFRGPTASAGQLGATHSQALENWFANTPGLKVVVPSTVYDAKGLLKAAIRDNDPVIFMESEQMYGDKGEVPDGEYVIPLGVADIKREGTDVTIVSFGKIIKEAHIAADELAKEGISCEIIDLRTVRPMDYETILTSVKKTNRLVVLEEAWPFASVASEITYIVQERAFDFLDAPIQRITTADTPAPYSPVLLKEWLPNAGDVVKAVKKVMYK; via the coding sequence ATGAGAACGATACAATTTAGAGAGGCTATTTGCGAAGCGATGAGTGAAGAAATGCGTCGCGATGAGTCCATATACTTAATGGGTGAAGAAGTAGCTGAATACAATGGTGCTTACAAGGCATCAAAAGGGATGCTTGCAGAGTTTGGTGAAAAAAGAGTGATTGATACTCCTATTGCAGAGCTGGGTTTTTCAGGTATTGCAGTGGGATCAGCAATGAATGGTTGTAGACCAATTGTAGAATATATGACTTTCAACTTTTGCTTGGTTGGGGTTGATCAAATTATTAATAACGCTGCAAAAATGCGTCAAATGAGTGGTGGCCAATTTAATGTGCCAATTGTTTTTCGTGGGCCAACAGCTTCTGCCGGGCAATTAGGTGCAACGCACTCTCAGGCATTAGAAAACTGGTTTGCCAATACGCCGGGTCTTAAAGTTGTAGTTCCATCTACAGTTTATGATGCGAAGGGATTATTAAAAGCAGCTATTCGTGATAACGATCCTGTTATTTTCATGGAATCTGAGCAAATGTATGGTGATAAAGGTGAAGTGCCAGATGGTGAATATGTAATTCCGTTGGGAGTTGCTGATATTAAAAGAGAAGGTACTGATGTAACAATTGTATCTTTTGGTAAAATTATCAAAGAGGCTCATATTGCTGCTGACGAATTAGCTAAAGAAGGTATCTCTTGTGAAATTATTGATTTAAGAACAGTACGTCCGATGGATTACGAAACGATTTTGACTTCGGTTAAAAAAACGAATCGTTTAGTAGTACTTGAAGAGGCTTGGCCTTTTGCAAGTGTAGCATCGGAGATTACATATATTGTTCAAGAGCGTGCTTTTGATTTCTTAGACGCACCTATTCAACGTATCACAACGGCTGATACTCCTGCGCCTTACTCTCCGGTTTTATTAAAAGAATGGTTGCCTAATGCTGGTGACGTTGTAAAAGCGGTAAAGAAAGTAATGTATAAATAA
- a CDS encoding isoamylase early set domain-containing protein produces the protein MSVKKQFIKAKPVCKVTFSFPAKTAQQVAVVGDFNNWDPSVGALSKLKNGTFKGVFDLDKNADYEFKYLVDGNYVNEPEADSYRWNAFAGNENSVLVV, from the coding sequence ATGTCTGTTAAGAAACAATTTATCAAAGCTAAACCTGTCTGTAAAGTTACTTTTTCTTTTCCTGCTAAAACAGCTCAACAAGTGGCCGTTGTAGGTGATTTTAATAATTGGGATCCTTCAGTTGGTGCATTAAGTAAATTAAAGAACGGTACTTTTAAGGGGGTTTTTGATTTGGATAAAAATGCAGATTACGAATTCAAGTATCTAGTAGACGGAAACTACGTCAATGAACCTGAAGCTGACTCCTACCGATGGAATGCCTTTGCTGGAAATGAAAACAGTGTTCTAGTTGTTTAA
- a CDS encoding amidohydrolase family protein: protein MKTKLALLLLVLGCSTDAFCQDIYLHCGKILNTLTGKELVNHTVIVSKNKIVKIQEGFVSKSQPNDIEIDLKKKYVLPGLIDLHVHIEGEHDTKSYMSKYLENEADIAFQAVRCAEVTLLSGFTTVRDLGGTGVNISIRNAINKGIVKGPRIFTAGKSIATTGGHADPTNGSNHKLVGDPGPHEGVINSPEEAVKAVRERYKEGADVIKITATGGVLSVAKSGKNPQFTLEEIKAITSTAKDYNMLTAAHAHGDEGMQRAIIGGIKTIEHGTFMSEETMELMKKYDTYLVPTLTAGKEVEKNAEVNGYYPEIVVPKAREVGPQLKATFAKAYKKGVKIAFGTDAGVFTHGNNAKEFGYMVEAGMPALETIQAATITNAFLLGIADTVGQIKENFLADIIAVDESPITTIKTLEKIVFVMKDGKIYKN, encoded by the coding sequence ATGAAAACAAAACTTGCCTTACTCCTACTTGTATTAGGATGCAGTACTGATGCTTTTTGCCAAGACATCTATTTGCATTGCGGAAAAATATTAAATACCTTAACTGGAAAAGAACTGGTAAACCACACCGTAATTGTTTCCAAAAATAAAATCGTAAAAATCCAAGAAGGTTTTGTATCGAAATCTCAACCAAATGATATCGAAATAGACCTTAAGAAAAAGTACGTTTTACCAGGCTTAATTGACCTTCACGTTCATATAGAGGGCGAACACGATACTAAAAGCTACATGTCTAAGTATCTGGAAAACGAAGCAGACATTGCTTTTCAAGCTGTTCGTTGTGCCGAGGTAACCTTACTTTCAGGGTTTACAACAGTACGAGACTTAGGCGGAACTGGGGTAAATATATCTATTAGAAACGCTATTAATAAAGGAATTGTAAAAGGACCACGTATTTTTACTGCAGGTAAATCTATAGCTACCACTGGCGGTCATGCTGACCCAACAAACGGTAGTAATCATAAGCTTGTAGGTGATCCTGGACCACATGAAGGAGTAATCAACTCACCCGAAGAGGCCGTAAAAGCAGTAAGAGAACGTTATAAAGAAGGTGCCGATGTAATTAAAATAACTGCAACTGGCGGTGTATTAAGCGTGGCAAAAAGCGGAAAAAATCCTCAATTTACTTTAGAAGAAATAAAAGCAATAACATCAACAGCTAAGGATTACAACATGCTCACTGCTGCACATGCTCATGGTGACGAAGGTATGCAAAGAGCAATCATTGGCGGAATAAAAACCATTGAACACGGTACTTTTATGAGTGAGGAAACCATGGAGTTGATGAAAAAATACGATACCTACCTTGTCCCTACCCTAACTGCAGGTAAAGAAGTAGAGAAAAACGCAGAAGTGAATGGATACTATCCTGAAATTGTAGTCCCAAAAGCAAGAGAAGTAGGTCCACAACTGAAAGCAACTTTTGCAAAAGCATATAAAAAGGGCGTAAAAATTGCCTTTGGCACTGATGCAGGTGTTTTTACTCACGGAAATAATGCAAAAGAATTTGGTTATATGGTAGAAGCAGGAATGCCCGCGCTAGAAACAATACAAGCAGCCACAATTACAAATGCATTCTTATTAGGAATAGCTGATACTGTAGGTCAAATAAAAGAAAATTTTCTTGCAGATATCATTGCTGTTGACGAAAGTCCTATTACAACAATAAAAACACTTGAAAAAATAGTTTTTGTAATGAAAGACGGTAAAATTTACAAAAACTAA
- a CDS encoding bifunctional nuclease family protein, translating into MSLVKLSIKGISYSQTQNGAYALILNEVDGERKLPIVIGAFEAQSIAIALEKEIKPPRPLTHDLFKNFAERFDIVVKQVIIHKLVDGVFYSSIICERDKIEEIIDARTSDAIALALRFKAPIFTYKNILDKAGIFLKTNPLDPNKDNQDLDDVLSNPETFGHEDESNQAGNTYSKHTLPELHDLLDQAVTNEDYEKAAKIRDEISKR; encoded by the coding sequence ATGAGCTTAGTTAAACTATCTATAAAAGGAATTTCATACAGTCAAACTCAAAACGGAGCCTACGCTTTAATCTTAAACGAGGTTGACGGCGAAAGAAAACTACCCATTGTAATTGGTGCTTTTGAAGCCCAATCAATTGCCATTGCATTAGAAAAAGAAATAAAACCACCACGTCCTTTGACTCATGATTTATTTAAAAATTTTGCAGAACGCTTTGATATTGTAGTAAAACAAGTTATCATTCACAAACTAGTAGATGGTGTTTTCTACTCTAGTATCATTTGTGAAAGAGACAAAATTGAGGAGATCATTGACGCTCGAACTTCAGATGCTATAGCACTGGCTCTGCGTTTTAAAGCTCCTATTTTTACCTATAAAAACATACTAGACAAAGCTGGAATTTTCCTAAAAACAAATCCTCTTGATCCTAACAAAGACAATCAAGACCTAGATGATGTATTATCAAATCCAGAAACTTTTGGTCATGAAGACGAATCAAATCAAGCAGGAAACACCTATTCTAAGCACACTTTGCCAGAGCTCCATGATTTATTAGATCAAGCTGTAACAAACGAAGATTATGAAAAAGCGGCAAAAATACGTGATGAAATTTCAAAAAGATAA
- a CDS encoding 2TM domain-containing protein, whose product MEREIHEQYEYARRRIKQKKLLYFHFVLFVLSSLLLFTLKHLFENSFISNWYLYIITVWLFLFTLHFIKIFITDRFMNKNWEREQIDRLVALQKKKIDQLQTQINNEQ is encoded by the coding sequence ATGGAACGAGAAATACACGAGCAATACGAATATGCAAGACGTAGGATAAAGCAAAAAAAACTACTTTACTTTCATTTTGTTCTCTTTGTGCTAAGTAGTTTATTGTTATTTACGTTAAAACATTTATTTGAAAATTCTTTTATTTCAAATTGGTACTTATACATCATCACTGTATGGTTATTTTTATTTACGCTACATTTTATAAAAATATTTATCACAGATCGTTTTATGAATAAAAATTGGGAAAGAGAGCAAATTGACAGATTAGTTGCCTTGCAAAAAAAGAAAATAGACCAATTACAAACTCAAATTAATAACGAACAGTAA
- a CDS encoding electron transfer flavoprotein subunit beta/FixA family protein, with translation MKILVCISHVPDTTSKINFVNGDSEFDTNGVQYVINPNDEFGLTRAIWFQEQQGATVTVVNVGGPDTEPTLRKALAIGANEAIRVNATPTDGFFVAKQLAEVIKNGGYDIVIAGKESLDYNGGMVPGMIAGILGYNFLNSCTNLTVDGTTVKAVREIDGGKETVATTLPLIIGGQKGLVEEKDLRIPNMRGIMTARTKALTILEPVDATLNTKAVKFEKPAPKSAVKLVSADNLDELINLLHNEAKVI, from the coding sequence ATGAAAATATTAGTTTGCATCAGTCACGTTCCTGATACTACATCAAAAATTAACTTTGTAAACGGAGATTCAGAGTTTGACACAAACGGTGTTCAATATGTAATTAACCCAAATGACGAATTTGGTCTAACACGTGCTATCTGGTTTCAAGAGCAACAAGGCGCTACTGTAACCGTAGTAAATGTAGGAGGTCCCGACACAGAACCTACTTTAAGAAAAGCTTTAGCAATTGGTGCTAACGAAGCTATTCGTGTTAACGCAACGCCTACTGACGGATTTTTTGTAGCTAAACAATTAGCAGAAGTAATCAAAAACGGAGGATACGATATTGTTATCGCAGGTAAAGAATCATTAGATTATAATGGTGGAATGGTACCAGGAATGATCGCTGGAATTTTAGGTTATAATTTCCTTAACTCTTGTACTAACTTAACAGTTGATGGAACTACTGTAAAAGCAGTACGTGAAATTGATGGTGGAAAAGAAACTGTTGCCACTACTTTACCATTAATCATTGGTGGACAAAAAGGACTTGTAGAAGAAAAAGACTTGCGTATTCCAAACATGAGAGGAATTATGACTGCAAGAACAAAAGCTTTAACTATCCTAGAGCCAGTTGACGCTACATTAAACACAAAAGCAGTTAAGTTTGAAAAACCTGCACCTAAATCAGCTGTGAAACTGGTATCTGCAGATAATTTAGATGAGTTAATTAACTTATTACACAACGAAGCAAAAGTAATCTAA
- the ubiE gene encoding bifunctional demethylmenaquinone methyltransferase/2-methoxy-6-polyprenyl-1,4-benzoquinol methylase UbiE yields the protein MSQKITPYKDSSLGKKEQVAQMFDTISGNYDSLNRVISFGIDIKWRKKVLQIVAKSKPNTILDIATGTGDLAILMAQTKAEKIIGLDISAGMLEVGERKIADKNLTKTIDMVLGDSENMPFEDNYFDAITVAFGVRNFENLEKGLGEILRVLKPNGVFVILETSVPVKTPYKQGYNFYSKNILPLIGKLFSKDNVAYGYLSESAAAFPYGEALNNILRKTGFIDVVALPQTFGVATIYSASKK from the coding sequence ATGTCACAAAAAATCACTCCATACAAGGATTCTTCTCTAGGTAAAAAAGAACAAGTTGCGCAAATGTTTGACACCATTTCTGGAAATTATGATAGCCTCAACCGTGTTATCTCTTTTGGAATAGACATCAAATGGCGCAAAAAAGTTTTGCAAATTGTTGCTAAATCTAAGCCTAATACAATTTTAGACATTGCAACAGGAACTGGAGACCTTGCTATACTAATGGCTCAAACCAAGGCAGAAAAAATCATTGGCCTAGACATATCTGCAGGAATGCTTGAGGTGGGCGAACGTAAAATTGCTGATAAGAATTTGACTAAAACGATAGATATGGTTTTAGGAGATTCTGAAAACATGCCCTTTGAGGACAACTATTTTGATGCTATAACTGTTGCTTTTGGAGTAAGAAACTTTGAAAATCTTGAGAAAGGTCTCGGTGAAATTTTGAGAGTACTAAAACCAAATGGCGTTTTTGTTATTCTAGAAACTTCGGTTCCCGTGAAAACTCCTTATAAACAAGGCTATAACTTTTACAGTAAAAACATACTACCACTAATAGGAAAATTATTCTCAAAAGACAACGTAGCATACGGCTATTTATCTGAATCGGCAGCAGCTTTCCCATATGGCGAAGCCTTAAACAATATTTTAAGAAAAACTGGGTTTATAGATGTTGTAGCTTTACCACAAACTTTTGGGGTTGCTACCATTTATTCAGCATCTAAAAAATAA
- a CDS encoding thymidylate synthase, whose product MKQYLDLVQHVMENGCQKGDRTGTGTKSVFGYQMRFDLNEGFPMVTTKKLHLKSIIYELLWFLKGDTNIKYLQENGVKIWDAWADANGDLGPVYGRQWRNWNNEEIDQIKDLIQELKTNPNSRRLLVSAWNPSVLPDTTKSFEENVANNKAALPPCHAFFQFYVADGKLSCQLYQRSADIFLGVPFNIASYALLTMMVAQVCNLQVGEFIHTFGDAHIYNNHFEQLELQLTRSPRPLPKMILNPEIKDIFAFEFKDFTLEGYDPHDSIKGSVAV is encoded by the coding sequence ATGAAACAATATTTAGACTTAGTACAACACGTTATGGAAAACGGTTGTCAAAAAGGAGATCGAACAGGAACGGGCACAAAAAGTGTTTTTGGCTATCAAATGCGTTTTGACTTAAACGAAGGTTTCCCAATGGTAACTACTAAAAAACTGCATCTAAAATCAATTATTTATGAATTGTTATGGTTTTTAAAAGGAGATACTAATATAAAATACCTTCAAGAAAACGGAGTTAAAATTTGGGATGCCTGGGCTGATGCCAACGGTGATTTAGGGCCTGTTTATGGAAGACAATGGCGCAACTGGAATAACGAAGAAATTGATCAAATAAAAGATTTGATACAAGAATTAAAAACCAATCCTAACAGCAGGAGATTACTTGTGTCTGCATGGAATCCTTCTGTATTGCCAGATACAACAAAATCATTTGAAGAAAATGTTGCTAATAACAAAGCTGCCTTACCGCCGTGTCATGCTTTTTTTCAATTTTATGTAGCGGATGGTAAGCTATCCTGCCAACTATACCAGCGCAGTGCCGATATTTTCCTTGGTGTGCCGTTTAATATTGCTTCTTATGCATTGCTAACCATGATGGTTGCACAAGTTTGTAATTTACAAGTCGGTGAATTTATTCACACTTTTGGCGATGCTCACATTTACAACAATCACTTTGAACAACTGGAACTACAATTAACCCGAAGCCCAAGACCATTGCCAAAAATGATCTTAAATCCAGAAATAAAAGACATTTTTGCATTTGAATTCAAAGATTTTACTTTAGAAGGCTATGATCCTCATGACAGTATAAAAGGAAGTGTTGCAGTATAA
- a CDS encoding DUF5686 and carboxypeptidase-like regulatory domain-containing protein — MKKYLLILTLFFCGVFHTVLAQTKISGIVVDKQNQPIPFANVVFKGSSEGIVTNEDGNFYLESQKTYTVVLVSSVGFSEREITLEKAVNYNFKITLNEAESLNEVVVFAGKTSKKNNPALDILRKIWERKRKNGLYQFDQYQMEKYEKIEFDMNSIDSAFMKNKIFKGMEFIFNQMDTSRVTGKTYLPIFINESLNDVYGDNVLKKVKDKIKASKTSGFNGNQQILAFVKDLYSDYNIYNNHLTFFDKSFTSPLSKTGIDVYNYVLRDSAYIDKKWCYNIVFYPRRKNELTFKGDFWVNDSTYAIKKINMAVTKSANINWVKDIYIEQEFEVVSDSVFLLTKDYLMSDFALNKKEDSKGVYGKRTTYFRNHQFNKPLPASFYKDEVNYMDDEVYNKSEEYWDDNRFENLSKDELGVYKMLDTLQTVNKFKRLYNLVSILGSGYVEFKNFDFGPVFSSFGFNEVEGIRLRAGGRTYFGPNDPWRLQAYTAYGFDDNKFKYGVSGKWMVDKKNRIIISGGNRRDIEQIGASLTTTNDVLGRSFASSAVFSSGSNGKLTNINLTNIALEIEPIKNVVIQAGVSYRTLESASSTFSLDYFTDSANQVTKSDVKQSEANLQIEFSPKRKTIGFGVERSIVDSPYSRFFVNYSHGFKGLLDSDFKYDKLQLYYKQPIIIGPLGRTNLIMEVGKTFGEIPLGLLSVIPGNQTYFTIENTFSNLNFYEFVSDEYITLQWNHNFNGRIFSRIPFMRKLNWREIIAVRGVYGSVTDGNRAINASGLVYNAPERGYWEYSAGIGNIFKVFRIDFAWRGNYLNTPGANNFTVKGSFGFNF; from the coding sequence ATGAAAAAGTATCTTTTGATTTTGACTTTGTTTTTTTGTGGTGTATTCCATACCGTATTGGCGCAAACCAAAATAAGCGGTATTGTAGTAGACAAACAAAACCAGCCGATTCCGTTTGCCAATGTGGTTTTTAAAGGATCAAGTGAAGGAATTGTTACGAATGAAGATGGGAATTTTTATTTGGAATCCCAAAAAACGTATACCGTGGTGTTGGTTTCCTCAGTAGGTTTTTCGGAAAGAGAAATTACCTTAGAAAAAGCAGTTAACTATAATTTTAAAATCACGCTTAATGAAGCCGAAAGTTTAAATGAAGTAGTCGTTTTTGCAGGTAAAACTTCAAAGAAAAACAATCCTGCACTGGATATTTTGAGAAAAATTTGGGAACGAAAACGTAAAAACGGTTTGTACCAGTTTGATCAATACCAAATGGAAAAATACGAAAAAATAGAATTTGACATGAACTCCATTGACAGTGCTTTCATGAAAAATAAAATTTTTAAGGGCATGGAGTTTATCTTCAATCAAATGGATACATCAAGAGTTACGGGTAAAACGTACTTGCCTATTTTTATTAATGAATCTCTTAATGATGTTTACGGAGATAATGTTTTAAAGAAAGTAAAAGATAAAATTAAAGCCAGTAAAACATCTGGATTTAATGGAAATCAGCAAATATTAGCTTTTGTCAAAGATTTATATTCGGATTATAATATTTACAACAATCACTTAACTTTTTTTGATAAGAGTTTTACGAGCCCATTGTCTAAAACAGGAATTGATGTCTACAATTATGTACTGCGTGATAGTGCCTATATTGATAAAAAATGGTGCTATAATATTGTTTTTTATCCAAGAAGAAAAAACGAATTGACTTTTAAAGGAGATTTTTGGGTCAATGATTCTACTTATGCTATCAAGAAAATTAATATGGCAGTGACTAAAAGTGCTAATATTAACTGGGTAAAAGACATTTATATTGAACAAGAATTTGAGGTAGTTAGTGACTCCGTTTTTTTATTGACAAAGGATTATTTAATGTCTGACTTTGCCTTGAATAAAAAAGAAGATTCAAAAGGAGTTTATGGAAAACGAACGACTTATTTTAGAAATCATCAGTTCAACAAACCCTTACCGGCATCTTTTTACAAAGACGAAGTCAATTATATGGATGATGAAGTCTATAACAAATCAGAAGAATATTGGGACGACAACCGATTTGAGAATTTAAGCAAAGATGAGTTAGGGGTGTATAAAATGTTAGATACCCTACAAACAGTCAATAAATTCAAACGCTTGTACAACCTTGTTTCTATACTTGGTAGTGGCTATGTTGAGTTTAAAAATTTTGATTTTGGTCCTGTTTTTTCATCCTTTGGATTCAATGAAGTTGAAGGAATACGATTGCGTGCTGGTGGTAGAACGTATTTTGGACCTAATGATCCTTGGCGACTTCAAGCTTATACAGCGTATGGTTTTGATGATAATAAATTTAAATACGGCGTTTCGGGAAAATGGATGGTTGATAAAAAAAATAGAATCATTATTTCAGGAGGAAACAGGCGTGACATTGAGCAAATAGGCGCGAGCTTAACCACAACCAATGATGTTTTGGGACGTAGTTTTGCTTCGTCAGCTGTTTTTTCATCCGGAAGTAATGGGAAGCTGACTAACATTAACTTGACCAATATTGCACTAGAGATAGAACCTATTAAAAACGTAGTCATTCAAGCTGGGGTTTCATATCGTACTCTTGAGTCGGCATCTTCTACTTTTAGTTTGGATTATTTTACAGATAGTGCAAATCAGGTGACCAAAAGTGATGTAAAACAATCTGAAGCCAACCTTCAAATTGAGTTTTCTCCAAAACGTAAAACAATTGGTTTTGGCGTAGAGCGCAGTATTGTAGATAGTCCCTATAGCCGCTTCTTTGTCAATTATAGTCATGGTTTCAAGGGACTTTTGGATAGTGATTTTAAATATGATAAGTTGCAATTGTATTACAAGCAGCCTATCATTATTGGTCCACTAGGAAGAACAAATTTAATCATGGAAGTAGGGAAGACTTTTGGAGAAATTCCGCTTGGTTTGTTGAGCGTAATTCCAGGAAATCAAACGTATTTTACTATCGAAAACACTTTTAGCAATCTTAATTTCTACGAGTTCGTTTCAGATGAGTACATAACCTTACAATGGAATCACAACTTTAATGGGCGCATTTTTTCTAGAATTCCGTTCATGCGCAAACTCAATTGGAGAGAAATTATAGCAGTGCGCGGCGTATACGGTTCTGTTACTGATGGTAATAGAGCAATAAATGCATCTGGCTTGGTTTACAATGCGCCAGAAAGAGGCTACTGGGAATACAGCGCTGGTATTGGAAATATATTTAAAGTATTCCGTATTGATTTTGCTTGGAGAGGTAATTATCTCAACACGCCAGGGGCCAATAATTTTACGGTAAAAGGCTCTTTTGGATTTAATTTCTAG